In one window of Verrucomicrobiota bacterium DNA:
- the pstC gene encoding phosphate ABC transporter permease subunit PstC, with the protein MPEPEISKPAGYSFAVRAARRPVWAVYGEKVLQGLIYLCGISAIIFVLSIFVFVFKEAAPILGSKDFSITQFLFSDQWYPTSEVNKRYGVLAMIAGTFSVTVLAMVIAVPFGLGAAIYISEFCGAKLRETLKIIIELLAAIPSVVWGFVGLTVMSRLITQYTGAPVGVNILNGGIILALMSVPIIVSIGEDALKAVPDSYREAGLALGATRWQLIWRVLLPAAKNGLLAAVLLGVGRGVGETMAVLMATGHAVHIPHSVLDSVRTLTANIAAELGEAPAGSDHYRVLFMTGVLLFMMTFAVNLTADLVVRGIRKKG; encoded by the coding sequence ATGCCTGAGCCTGAAATATCCAAACCGGCCGGTTACAGCTTCGCGGTTCGCGCCGCGCGGCGACCGGTCTGGGCGGTGTATGGTGAAAAAGTGCTGCAAGGGTTGATTTATCTTTGCGGCATCAGCGCCATCATTTTTGTGCTCAGCATTTTCGTGTTTGTTTTCAAAGAAGCCGCTCCCATTCTGGGCAGCAAGGATTTCAGCATCACGCAATTCCTCTTCAGCGACCAGTGGTATCCCACCTCGGAGGTCAACAAGCGTTATGGTGTACTGGCGATGATTGCCGGCACCTTCAGTGTCACGGTGCTGGCCATGGTCATTGCGGTTCCTTTCGGATTGGGAGCAGCCATTTACATCTCGGAATTCTGCGGGGCCAAACTCAGGGAAACATTGAAGATCATCATCGAACTCTTGGCCGCCATCCCCAGCGTGGTGTGGGGGTTCGTGGGGCTGACGGTGATGAGCCGATTGATCACACAATACACTGGGGCACCCGTAGGCGTGAACATCCTCAACGGCGGTATCATCCTGGCACTGATGAGCGTGCCCATTATCGTTTCCATTGGCGAAGATGCCCTTAAAGCCGTGCCGGACAGCTATCGTGAAGCCGGGTTGGCGCTGGGCGCTACCCGGTGGCAACTGATTTGGCGGGTCCTGTTGCCAGCCGCCAAGAACGGGCTCCTGGCGGCCGTGTTGCTGGGCGTGGGCCGCGGCGTGGGTGAAACCATGGCGGTGCTGATGGCTACCGGCCACGCGGTACATATCCCGCATAGTGTTTTGGATTCTGTGCGCACCTTGACGGCCAACATTGCCGCCGAGCTGGGGGAGGCGCCAGCCGGCTCAGACCACTATCGGGTACTGTTCATGACCGGCGTGCTGCTGTTCATGATGACCTTTGCGGTTAACCTGACGGCGGACCTGGTGGTGCGCGGGATCCGCAAGAAAGGCTGA
- a CDS encoding phosphate ABC transporter ATP-binding protein, with the protein MSTPSDNFSITTRNLNLWYAKFQALININVDIKQGLITALIGPSGCGKTTLLRCFNRVNERYGYVTTTGEIKLLGKNIYDSDVSLMELRKSAGMVFQRPNPLPISVYENVVFGLRIHSEGSALKKAALDETVEKALTEVGLWKDLKDRLNQRATFLQLEQQQKLCIARLLPLKPEIILMDEPCSALDVNGTRAIEELMFELKGRYTIVIVTHNMAQARRASDECIFMLMGELIEHSQTTDLFITPKNPKTADYIEGRYG; encoded by the coding sequence ATGAGCACCCCCTCGGACAATTTCAGCATCACGACGCGCAACCTGAATCTCTGGTACGCCAAGTTTCAGGCGTTGATCAACATCAACGTGGATATCAAGCAGGGCTTGATCACGGCGTTGATCGGGCCTTCCGGTTGCGGCAAAACCACCCTGCTCCGCTGCTTCAACCGGGTGAACGAGCGCTATGGTTATGTCACTACGACCGGCGAAATCAAGCTCTTGGGCAAGAATATCTATGATTCCGATGTTTCGCTGATGGAATTGCGCAAATCAGCCGGAATGGTTTTTCAACGGCCCAATCCCTTGCCGATCAGCGTGTATGAAAACGTGGTGTTCGGACTGCGCATCCACTCCGAAGGCAGCGCGCTGAAAAAGGCGGCGCTGGACGAGACGGTCGAGAAAGCGCTTACCGAAGTCGGGCTGTGGAAGGATCTGAAAGACCGCCTGAATCAGCGGGCCACGTTCCTCCAGCTCGAACAGCAGCAAAAACTTTGCATCGCGCGACTGTTGCCACTCAAACCGGAAATCATCCTCATGGATGAGCCATGCTCCGCGCTGGATGTCAACGGCACCCGGGCCATTGAGGAATTAATGTTTGAATTGAAGGGGCGTTATACCATCGTCATCGTGACCCACAACATGGCGCAGGCCCGCCGGGCGAGCGATGAATGTATTTTCATGCTGATGGGTGAATTGATCGAGCACAGCCAGACCACGGATTTGTTCATCACCCCGAAAAATCCCAAGACGGCGGACTATATTGAAGGCCGTTACGGTTGA
- a CDS encoding bifunctional methionine sulfoxide reductase B/A protein, with protein sequence MSKAISGWQPVLVMVASWLAFGAGAAAEPSTATNTSSAMDKHQPQPATDLKQKLDPLQYFVTQQCGTEPPFKNAYWDNHKPGIYVDIISGVPLFSSLDKFDSGSGWPSFVRPIQTTEVVEKTDQSHGMARTEVRSKTGDSHLGHVFPDGPKPTGLRYCINSASLRFVPVAAMAAEGYGALLEPFVKAGLIKPTETATAATSNPTHREVATLAGGCFWGMEEILRKIPGVIKTTVGYTGGTVPNPHYKLVCTGKTGHAEAVEIVFDPAKLTFEQLLGYYFRMHDPTTLNQQHNDIGTQYRSAIFYHGDTQKQTAETVKNQVTKSGKWKRPLVTEITQATEFYPAEENHQAYLQKNPNGYNCHVLRE encoded by the coding sequence ATGAGCAAAGCAATATCCGGATGGCAACCGGTGCTAGTGATGGTTGCGAGCTGGCTGGCTTTTGGCGCTGGCGCGGCTGCGGAACCATCCACTGCCACCAATACTTCCTCAGCTATGGACAAACATCAGCCGCAACCGGCAACCGACCTCAAACAAAAATTGGATCCGCTGCAATATTTCGTCACGCAGCAATGTGGCACCGAGCCGCCCTTTAAGAACGCCTACTGGGATAACCATAAACCGGGCATTTATGTGGATATCATCAGCGGGGTGCCGTTGTTCAGTTCGCTGGACAAGTTTGATTCCGGCAGTGGCTGGCCCAGTTTCGTCCGGCCCATTCAAACCACCGAGGTGGTGGAAAAAACCGACCAGTCGCATGGCATGGCGCGCACGGAAGTACGGTCGAAAACCGGGGATTCCCACTTGGGCCATGTTTTTCCCGATGGCCCAAAGCCCACCGGCTTGCGTTATTGCATTAATTCGGCCTCGCTCCGGTTTGTGCCGGTGGCCGCCATGGCGGCGGAAGGCTATGGCGCGTTATTGGAGCCCTTTGTCAAAGCGGGCCTGATCAAGCCGACTGAAACTGCCACCGCGGCAACCAGTAACCCTACCCATCGTGAAGTGGCGACGCTGGCGGGCGGGTGCTTTTGGGGAATGGAGGAAATCCTGCGTAAAATCCCAGGCGTAATCAAAACGACGGTGGGTTACACGGGTGGCACGGTGCCCAATCCACATTACAAACTGGTATGCACCGGCAAAACCGGCCATGCGGAAGCAGTGGAAATTGTATTCGATCCTGCCAAGCTCACGTTTGAACAACTGCTGGGATACTACTTCCGAATGCATGACCCAACCACGTTGAACCAGCAGCATAATGATATTGGAACGCAATACCGCTCAGCCATCTTTTACCATGGCGACACGCAAAAACAGACTGCGGAAACTGTTAAAAATCAGGTGACTAAATCCGGGAAGTGGAAACGACCCCTCGTCACGGAAATCACCCAAGCGACGGAGTTTTATCCAGCGGAGGAGAATCACCAAGCGTACCTCCAAAAGAATCCCAACGGCTACAACTGCCATGTGTTGAGGGAGTGA
- a CDS encoding PAS domain S-box protein has translation MLRDASIRSKVTLVLLAGCGLAIFLSGLGLAVFEWATFQRRAVSGLQSHAEMVATSVYGAVDFGNKEVATETLAALRSSKDIVAAHLFTMDGKLFASYQRDSGSPQPPVLPKDGPTFEDGDLLLVQTLSRNNEPFARLCLHSDLQTPRQHFFKSVGILVSVCLLLFLAAIWLSNLLQRAITGPVLALASTAQAVTEKKDYGLRAPKHGNDEIGRLADSFNVMLTTVQQRDESLRKNEAFLSRLIESAADAIYLCDSAGQIVRANQQARQGLGYEPDAFARMKIWEVETTLAGQEALALQFSQLANGQTLTLSGQLRRKDGTFVPVEIRLSLMETATGVFVLRFARDISERLRAETQLRQLATVVEQAAEDIVVTDLDGTIAYVNPAFESITGFTRSEVLGKNPRILKSGRQDTAFYRDLWDTVRAGKTWTGQFTNRRKDGRTVIEAGTISPIVDTHGKTVGYVSVKRDISGQVKMEEQLRHAQKMEAIGQLAGGVAHDFNNILTVIIGQVELMQTRDDLAPGLNESLLEVSTAAHRAANLTRQLLAYSRRQIMQMRALDLNEVVNNLHKMLVRLIGEHITLTCVYGSGPLGVRADVGMLEQILVNLAVNARDAMPRGGQLKITTAAAEFGPTGLSHPEARPGKFACLTVADTGQGMSEETRQRIFEPFFTTKDVGKGTGLGLATVYGIVKQHDGWLEVKSTEGRGTTFNIYFPLTTREAPTTPSASTPPVLRAGHETVLVVEDEPGVRTMVRSVLTQYGYQVLEAGNGQEALQVWSQHAAAINLLLTDMVMPEGLSGLELAHRLLAEKRGLKVICSSGYSMDLQLADPHPGIVCLPKPYQPAALVRLVRECLDQPGKGTTGPGAISGTAATG, from the coding sequence ATGTTGCGTGATGCCTCCATTCGAAGCAAGGTGACGCTGGTCTTACTGGCCGGCTGCGGGCTGGCGATTTTCCTTTCCGGCCTGGGGTTGGCGGTGTTCGAGTGGGCCACCTTCCAGCGGCGCGCCGTCAGCGGCCTCCAATCCCATGCGGAGATGGTGGCCACCAGCGTGTATGGCGCGGTGGATTTTGGCAATAAAGAGGTGGCGACGGAAACGCTGGCCGCCTTGCGCAGTTCCAAAGACATCGTCGCCGCCCATCTGTTCACCATGGATGGCAAGCTGTTTGCCAGTTACCAGCGGGATTCCGGCTCCCCGCAACCGCCGGTCCTGCCCAAGGATGGACCCACCTTCGAGGACGGGGACCTGCTCCTGGTGCAAACTCTGTCCCGCAACAACGAACCGTTTGCCCGTTTGTGTCTGCATTCCGACCTGCAAACGCCGCGCCAACATTTTTTCAAGTCCGTTGGTATTTTGGTGAGTGTCTGTTTGTTACTGTTTCTCGCGGCCATCTGGCTATCCAATTTATTGCAGCGCGCCATCACCGGCCCTGTTTTGGCGCTCGCGTCCACCGCCCAGGCGGTGACCGAAAAAAAAGATTATGGCCTGCGCGCCCCCAAACACGGCAATGATGAGATCGGGCGCCTGGCGGACAGCTTCAACGTCATGTTGACCACTGTCCAACAACGGGATGAATCACTGCGAAAAAATGAGGCGTTCTTAAGCCGGCTCATTGAAAGCGCCGCTGACGCCATTTATCTGTGTGACTCGGCAGGGCAGATCGTCCGGGCCAACCAACAGGCCCGCCAAGGTTTGGGTTATGAGCCGGACGCCTTCGCCCGCATGAAAATCTGGGAGGTCGAAACCACCCTGGCCGGCCAGGAAGCGCTCGCCCTGCAGTTTTCGCAACTAGCCAACGGTCAAACCCTGACGCTCAGCGGCCAGCTTCGCCGCAAAGACGGTACGTTTGTCCCTGTGGAAATCCGTCTCTCCCTCATGGAGACCGCCACCGGTGTCTTTGTGCTCCGTTTTGCCCGCGATATTTCCGAGCGCCTGCGTGCCGAGACACAATTGCGCCAGCTTGCTACCGTTGTGGAACAGGCGGCGGAGGACATCGTCGTGACCGATCTCGACGGCACCATTGCCTATGTCAACCCGGCCTTTGAATCCATCACCGGTTTTACCCGCAGTGAGGTGCTTGGAAAAAATCCGCGTATTCTCAAGTCTGGACGCCAGGACACCGCGTTCTATCGGGATTTGTGGGACACTGTGCGAGCGGGCAAAACCTGGACTGGACAGTTCACCAACCGGCGCAAAGACGGTCGCACGGTAATCGAGGCAGGCACCATTTCCCCGATTGTGGACACCCACGGAAAAACCGTCGGCTATGTCTCGGTCAAACGCGACATCTCCGGGCAGGTCAAGATGGAGGAGCAGCTCCGCCATGCCCAAAAAATGGAGGCCATCGGCCAACTGGCGGGCGGCGTCGCCCATGATTTCAATAATATTTTAACCGTCATCATCGGCCAGGTGGAATTGATGCAGACCCGGGATGATCTCGCGCCCGGGCTTAATGAGTCTCTCCTGGAAGTGTCCACCGCCGCGCACCGCGCCGCTAACCTTACCCGCCAGTTGCTCGCCTACAGCCGCCGGCAAATCATGCAGATGCGCGCCCTGGACCTCAACGAAGTGGTTAATAATTTGCATAAAATGCTCGTCCGCCTGATTGGCGAGCACATCACCCTGACCTGCGTTTATGGCAGCGGGCCACTGGGCGTCCGGGCCGATGTCGGCATGTTGGAACAAATCCTGGTCAATCTGGCGGTGAACGCCCGCGATGCCATGCCCCGGGGCGGCCAGCTCAAAATCACCACGGCGGCCGCCGAGTTTGGCCCGACGGGTCTGAGCCACCCCGAGGCGCGGCCGGGAAAATTTGCCTGCCTCACCGTCGCCGATACCGGGCAGGGCATGTCGGAAGAGACACGCCAGCGGATTTTTGAGCCCTTTTTCACCACCAAGGATGTGGGCAAGGGCACCGGGCTGGGGTTGGCTACGGTGTATGGCATTGTCAAACAACATGACGGCTGGCTGGAGGTGAAAAGTACGGAGGGACGCGGCACCACGTTCAACATTTATTTTCCGCTCACCACGCGCGAGGCGCCCACCACCCCGTCCGCCTCCACCCCGCCGGTATTGCGAGCTGGCCATGAAACCGTTCTGGTGGTGGAAGACGAGCCGGGCGTGCGCACCATGGTGCGTTCCGTCCTCACCCAATACGGATACCAAGTGTTGGAGGCCGGCAATGGACAGGAGGCGCTGCAAGTGTGGTCGCAGCATGCCGCCGCCATCAACCTGTTGCTTACCGACATGGTCATGCCCGAAGGCCTCAGCGGCTTGGAACTCGCGCATCGTCTGCTGGCGGAAAAGCGCGGTTTAAAAGTGATTTGCAGCAGCGGTTACAGCATGGACCTGCAACTGGCGGATCCGCATCCCGGAATCGTCTGCCTGCCCAAACCTTACCAGCCCGCCGCACTGGTTCGGTTGGTGCGCGAGTGTCTGGACCAGCCTGGCAAAGGAACCACTGGCCCCGGCGCTATTTCTGGTACTGCTGCAACAGGGTGA
- a CDS encoding YfiR family protein has product MAAAKLVALVLVCCWPLLGRAAVTTDNPWLVKAAYLFNFAKYVEWPTTRFTSTNDPICIGVLGDDPFGVALDNVVKNRTAQQRPVTILRAKKVEELLACHIVYIGASEQTRLVQILSQLRKLPVLTVGEQRDFLEQGGMVRLRTQRQSVVFDVHLPAADTAQLKLSARLLENAQSVIRKATPE; this is encoded by the coding sequence TTGGCGGCTGCCAAGTTGGTCGCGCTAGTACTGGTATGCTGCTGGCCGCTGCTGGGCCGCGCGGCGGTGACCACCGACAACCCCTGGCTCGTCAAAGCCGCCTATCTATTTAATTTTGCCAAATACGTGGAATGGCCAACGACCCGGTTCACCTCCACCAATGACCCGATTTGTATCGGTGTGCTGGGCGATGATCCTTTTGGCGTCGCGCTGGATAACGTGGTCAAAAATCGCACCGCCCAGCAACGTCCGGTTACCATACTTCGCGCCAAAAAAGTCGAAGAATTGCTGGCCTGCCATATTGTCTATATCGGGGCCTCGGAACAAACCCGGCTCGTTCAGATTCTCTCCCAATTGCGCAAACTTCCGGTGCTCACCGTCGGGGAACAGCGTGATTTCCTCGAGCAGGGCGGCATGGTGCGCTTGCGCACACAGCGACAAAGCGTGGTGTTTGACGTCCATCTGCCGGCGGCTGACACGGCCCAACTGAAACTCAGTGCGCGCCTGCTGGAAAACGCGCAATCAGTCATTCGCAAAGCGACCCCGGAATAA
- a CDS encoding ATP-binding cassette domain-containing protein: MALDLHVEVRDLRLAYGPKEVIHGISFDIYRNEILGVIGPAQSAKTSLLRCINRTIDFTPDARVSGVLKVDGEDVRQMANVFELRRKIGMVAPLPVGLPMSIYDNVAFAPRCAGMTRKSELNVIVEQCLRQAALWEEVKDRLDSLGTKLSGGQQQRLTIARALSHQPAILCLDEFSIAIDPVTTMRIEDVLKELRKQMTIILVTNLTQQARRLADRTLFLWNGEIVELDQSDVIFSDHPKNPKTFEYVNGIFG, from the coding sequence ATGGCGCTTGATCTACATGTTGAAGTTCGCGACTTACGGCTCGCCTACGGGCCCAAGGAGGTCATTCATGGCATTTCCTTTGATATTTACCGCAATGAGATACTGGGGGTGATCGGACCGGCGCAGTCCGCCAAAACCTCCCTGCTGCGCTGCATCAATCGAACGATAGATTTCACCCCGGATGCCCGGGTTTCCGGAGTGCTCAAAGTGGATGGGGAAGATGTGCGCCAGATGGCCAATGTGTTTGAGCTGCGCCGCAAAATCGGCATGGTGGCCCCCTTACCGGTGGGTTTGCCGATGAGCATTTATGACAATGTGGCGTTTGCACCCCGCTGCGCGGGCATGACCAGGAAAAGCGAGCTGAACGTTATCGTGGAGCAATGCCTGCGACAAGCCGCGCTTTGGGAGGAAGTCAAGGACCGGCTCGACAGCCTCGGCACCAAACTCTCCGGCGGCCAGCAACAGCGGCTCACGATTGCCCGGGCGCTTTCGCATCAGCCGGCGATTCTTTGCCTGGACGAATTTTCCATCGCGATTGATCCGGTGACCACCATGCGCATCGAGGATGTGCTCAAGGAACTGCGCAAGCAGATGACCATCATCCTGGTGACCAACCTGACCCAGCAGGCCCGCCGCCTGGCGGACCGCACCCTATTCCTGTGGAACGGTGAAATTGTGGAATTGGATCAGAGCGATGTCATTTTCTCGGATCACCCGAAGAACCCCAAAACGTTCGAGTACGTCAACGGAATTTTTGGATGA
- a CDS encoding TonB-dependent receptor → MSDCAWREDDILCRPIRLRLNRWLCCLAWLAVWPAMGWAEGPGKEVGDLDIDQLGKVRIVSTLTQTKERLIPAQSTTLDADTIQKSGARYLDELLDIYYPYGQLILHHSHVDHFGMRGIISDREDKYLLRVNGRTMNHRMYAGADSERDLPLLGDLREVTVIAGPASATYGAGAIAGVLNLETHNGMTFKGLDATFRQGFWDYFTAGEVRLGHQFSDQSGMFLYYGVADQPGASQNDSPYVFGKTFTTKNGTVVNAGEPVDIPVSNLRAAPYDRLKQKAHASYVYGPVEVWLRYTEGGVKSRPRRDTLATTTQPLTEDLGYTSFDRQFTTVVALKKELSDEFQIDAQLGYDYFLNIYDENPWRMARGEQDYTGRVIGRWTPNDAHALAVGLSYSHEIFNGPVAKGTPPPTDRWQTETVSLMAEHQWTLSEHWTTFISGRLDNHTYAEWLFSPRVAVVWTPTPRDTVKLIAARAMRRSGDAELRREYLVHGDDGDVESLQSIEWRYERILPKSWHAGVGVYVEDYRAIGFDQTLNQSASLGRYAIFGVEPELGWRSEKTRVTLSHTYTQLLGAQSTSAGQGISAMPRGYGHDLASWANHVTKLTLIQELSEKWSGSTSLRVYWGFPGAQDLAQWNADNGGTSSLALANPGYDQAFGPNVYWNAGLQYQATKQLLLRLDAYNMAGWFDQTLNKRNYILRGSEYSIESPALAVTVKWTF, encoded by the coding sequence ATGAGCGACTGTGCGTGGCGGGAGGATGACATTTTGTGTCGTCCCATTCGACTACGGCTCAACCGTTGGCTGTGTTGCCTGGCTTGGCTGGCAGTCTGGCCCGCCATGGGGTGGGCGGAGGGGCCGGGCAAGGAGGTGGGCGATCTGGATATTGACCAGCTTGGCAAGGTGCGCATTGTCTCCACCCTCACGCAGACCAAGGAACGCCTCATTCCCGCCCAAAGCACCACCTTGGATGCGGACACCATTCAGAAAAGTGGCGCCCGATATTTGGATGAATTGCTGGACATTTATTATCCCTACGGCCAGCTCATCCTGCATCATTCGCATGTGGATCACTTTGGCATGCGGGGCATCATCAGTGACCGGGAGGATAAATATTTGTTACGCGTCAACGGACGCACCATGAATCATCGCATGTATGCTGGCGCGGATAGTGAACGCGACCTGCCACTCTTGGGTGATTTGCGGGAAGTCACCGTCATTGCCGGCCCGGCCTCGGCCACGTATGGGGCTGGCGCCATTGCCGGGGTGTTGAACCTGGAAACCCACAATGGCATGACGTTTAAGGGGTTGGACGCCACGTTTCGCCAGGGTTTTTGGGATTATTTTACCGCCGGGGAAGTCCGTTTGGGTCACCAGTTCAGCGATCAATCGGGCATGTTCCTGTACTACGGTGTCGCGGACCAACCGGGTGCCAGCCAGAATGATTCCCCGTATGTTTTTGGGAAAACCTTTACCACCAAAAATGGCACCGTAGTCAATGCCGGCGAACCGGTGGATATTCCCGTCAGCAACCTGCGGGCCGCCCCGTATGACCGCCTGAAACAAAAAGCCCACGCGAGTTATGTGTATGGTCCCGTGGAAGTCTGGCTGCGGTACACGGAAGGCGGTGTGAAGTCGCGCCCGCGCCGGGACACCCTGGCCACCACCACCCAACCGCTTACCGAAGACTTGGGGTACACCTCGTTTGACCGCCAGTTCACCACAGTGGTTGCCCTGAAAAAAGAGTTGTCTGATGAGTTCCAGATTGATGCCCAACTGGGCTATGACTATTTCCTGAATATCTACGATGAAAATCCCTGGCGCATGGCCCGGGGCGAGCAGGATTACACCGGACGGGTAATTGGCCGCTGGACCCCCAACGACGCACATGCCTTGGCGGTAGGCCTCAGTTATTCGCATGAAATATTTAACGGCCCGGTGGCCAAAGGCACGCCCCCGCCCACGGATCGCTGGCAGACGGAAACCGTGTCCCTTATGGCTGAACATCAATGGACCTTGAGCGAGCACTGGACCACGTTTATCAGCGGTCGGTTGGATAATCATACCTACGCGGAATGGCTTTTCTCACCACGGGTGGCGGTGGTGTGGACCCCCACCCCGCGCGACACAGTGAAACTGATCGCCGCCCGGGCGATGCGCCGCAGTGGCGACGCCGAGTTGCGCCGGGAATATCTGGTTCACGGTGACGATGGGGACGTGGAATCCCTGCAAAGTATCGAGTGGCGATATGAACGGATTTTACCGAAATCCTGGCACGCCGGGGTGGGCGTCTATGTGGAGGATTACCGGGCGATCGGTTTCGATCAAACCCTCAACCAGTCCGCTTCTTTGGGCCGGTACGCGATATTTGGGGTGGAACCGGAACTGGGCTGGCGCAGCGAGAAAACCCGGGTGACGTTGTCCCACACGTACACGCAATTGTTGGGCGCGCAAAGCACCAGCGCCGGCCAGGGGATTTCCGCCATGCCGCGCGGCTATGGCCACGATCTTGCCAGTTGGGCCAACCACGTCACTAAACTGACCCTCATCCAAGAGTTGAGTGAGAAGTGGTCGGGCAGCACTTCCTTGCGGGTGTATTGGGGATTCCCCGGGGCGCAGGATTTGGCTCAGTGGAACGCGGACAACGGCGGCACGAGCAGTCTGGCCTTGGCGAATCCGGGATACGACCAGGCCTTTGGCCCCAATGTATATTGGAACGCCGGCTTGCAATATCAGGCCACCAAGCAACTGCTGCTGCGCTTGGATGCGTACAATATGGCCGGTTGGTTCGACCAGACGCTCAATAAACGCAATTATATCTTGCGCGGCTCGGAATATTCCATCGAATCCCCGGCGCTGGCGGTCACGGTCAAGTGGACGTTCTGA
- the pstA gene encoding phosphate ABC transporter permease PstA: MSTGPQPIESRFRFTETALVRKKKRTETVAKWIFFCMAASMIVPLLLIIGYLVVKAAPSLSIGFLLDVPSRGMTDGGIWPALVGTIYLVFISLAISTPIGVLAAIYLNEYAKDNWFNRIINLAVINLAGVPSIVHALFGLGAFVYAARFGYSIISAALTLAIMTLPVIIASTREALSSVPRNFREACWNVGATPWQTIQAVVLPNSISGILTGIILQVSRAAGETAPIMFTGAVFFKAVQKGDLFPYYLNEQCMALSMHLYTISTQVPGVKESIPYATAVVLLGSVLLVNAAAIGLRVYMRARKKW, translated from the coding sequence ATGAGTACTGGACCACAACCCATTGAAAGCAGGTTCCGTTTTACGGAAACCGCGTTGGTGCGCAAAAAGAAGCGCACCGAAACGGTGGCCAAGTGGATTTTTTTCTGCATGGCCGCGTCCATGATCGTGCCGTTGCTGCTCATCATCGGCTACCTGGTGGTAAAAGCCGCGCCTTCCCTGAGTATCGGTTTTCTGCTCGATGTACCCAGCCGTGGCATGACGGATGGCGGTATCTGGCCGGCTTTGGTGGGCACCATTTACCTGGTCTTCATCTCCCTGGCCATTTCCACTCCCATCGGTGTCCTGGCGGCCATTTATCTGAATGAATATGCCAAAGACAACTGGTTCAACCGGATTATTAACCTGGCGGTCATCAATCTGGCGGGCGTTCCCAGCATCGTCCATGCGTTGTTCGGGTTGGGTGCCTTTGTCTATGCCGCCCGGTTTGGCTACTCGATTATCTCGGCAGCTCTGACGCTGGCTATCATGACGCTGCCGGTCATCATCGCCAGCACCCGGGAGGCGTTGTCCAGTGTGCCACGGAATTTTCGGGAAGCTTGTTGGAACGTTGGAGCGACCCCCTGGCAAACCATCCAAGCGGTAGTGCTGCCCAACTCGATTAGCGGCATCCTGACCGGCATTATTCTGCAAGTAAGCCGGGCCGCCGGCGAAACTGCCCCCATCATGTTCACCGGTGCGGTGTTCTTCAAAGCGGTGCAAAAAGGCGACTTGTTTCCGTATTACCTCAATGAACAATGCATGGCGCTCTCGATGCATCTCTATACCATTTCTACCCAGGTGCCAGGCGTCAAAGAGTCCATCCCTTACGCCACCGCAGTTGTGCTATTGGGCTCGGTTCTATTGGTGAACGCAGCGGCGATCGGTTTGCGCGTCTATATGCGCGCGCGCAAGAAATGGTAA
- a CDS encoding phosphate ABC transporter substrate-binding protein — MNIKMTTTLGTAILAAAILSTGCKKSENSQTQVTIQNKGSDTMVNVAQVWAEEYKKVAPGVNVEVSGGGSGVGIAALVKGTVDIANASRNMKKEEIEQAKKNTGKEPKEFIVGYDALAIYVHKDNPLNEITQEQLAAIYAESGKVTKWSELGVTLPGVTDDTIVRVSRQSSSGTYEFFREHVLSKKDFKLGSRDMNGSKEVVELVANTKTAIGYSGMGYATAHVKMLKVAAKAGEPFFPPTIENTLSKKYPIARSLQVYTLGEPTGEVKKYIDWTLSDAGQKVVEKSGYVPLPADARKK; from the coding sequence ATGAACATAAAAATGACCACCACGCTGGGCACGGCCATCCTGGCCGCCGCGATCCTCTCTACTGGATGCAAAAAGAGTGAAAACTCGCAAACGCAGGTAACCATCCAGAACAAAGGCTCGGACACGATGGTGAACGTCGCCCAAGTCTGGGCCGAGGAGTACAAAAAAGTTGCCCCCGGAGTGAATGTCGAGGTTTCCGGCGGTGGTTCCGGCGTCGGGATTGCCGCGCTCGTGAAAGGCACGGTGGATATCGCCAACGCCAGCCGCAACATGAAGAAGGAGGAAATCGAACAGGCCAAGAAGAATACCGGCAAGGAACCGAAAGAGTTCATTGTGGGATATGACGCGCTGGCCATTTATGTGCATAAAGACAACCCCCTGAATGAAATCACCCAAGAGCAACTTGCGGCCATCTACGCTGAAAGTGGCAAGGTCACCAAATGGTCCGAATTGGGCGTCACGCTGCCGGGTGTTACGGATGACACCATTGTGCGGGTAAGCCGCCAATCCAGCTCCGGCACGTACGAATTTTTTCGGGAGCATGTGTTGAGCAAAAAGGACTTCAAATTGGGCTCGCGCGACATGAACGGCTCCAAGGAAGTCGTGGAGCTGGTGGCTAATACCAAGACGGCGATTGGCTACAGTGGCATGGGTTATGCCACAGCACATGTAAAGATGTTGAAGGTGGCAGCCAAAGCCGGCGAGCCATTTTTCCCGCCCACTATTGAAAATACCCTCAGCAAGAAGTACCCCATCGCCCGCTCGCTGCAAGTGTACACCTTGGGAGAGCCCACCGGCGAAGTGAAGAAGTACATTGATTGGACCCTGTCCGACGCAGGCCAGAAAGTGGTGGAGAAAAGCGGTTATGTGCCGCTCCCGGCTGACGCGCGCAAAAAGTAA